AGCGAATGGCGCGCCGAAAGGTTCGTGCTAAATCCAAAATCGGTGAAATCAGGAGAACGCCATTAATCTTTGTTTCATGGCGCTTGGCAATTTGCAGTATAGGAAGGCAGGAAAAGGAATGGGCAACGAGGTAGATGGGTCCTGTTTCCTTCATCCACTGTTTGAGAACAAAATTCTCAGCCGAGGCCATCCAATTGCGGAAGGCCTGATCGACTTCAAAGTGATCGGCCACCTGAGGTCGGAGATTGGAGGGTTCATTCCAATACTCCACATGAAATTCTCCACACAGATGCTTCATCAGAGCCTGATCAGGAAAACTGGATAGCCCTGGGCCTCCGTGGAAATAGAGGTAGGTGGGGTTGAGTTTAGGTGCTGCTGTCATTGGAACCTCCTCAGATGGGTCTGTTACCCATCAAGAGAGCAATTCCAAAACCACTGCAAGTACTTGATATGACGAGAGTCCCGCTGCAGGCCAAGGTGCCAAAAGCGGAAGATTGTCACCGGACTGTCTAATTCGGAAACCACTCAGAAACCGTGTCACCAAGCTCTCTTTGCTTGAGGTTCTTGTCGGCACAGTTGTCGGCGGCTTTGCTCAAAGTCCAATCGCCGGCATAGTAGTAAAAAATAATCTCACTGGAGAGACCTCCATCGACGACACAGACACCAATGAGCTGGTTTTTTGTGCAAGGTGATTTGCTAAATGCACCATTGGAGATCTTGGTGCAGCTCTGCTCTAGGTCCTCAGCCCCCCAAAAGATTCCCGTCCATTCGCGACAGGTTCGACTGTCAGGGTCAGCGTGTTTGGTGTGATCACAAGTTCCCCAGATCTCCACATTCTCCAGCGAATTGATATCGGATCCAGAATGGTAGTGAGCGGCAGAATCACATCCGCAAAGATACAAAAAGAGTGCCCCGGCTAAGGCGCAACGCAAATTCAGCACAATCAAACCCCTGTCTAAAATACCCACTACTTACAAAAGCAAGATGTAGGCCTGAGTCAGGCTCACTGTGCATCAGAATGAAGCGAAATTTCTTACCAAATATTGGGGCCTTAGAGATGTCTCCCTGGCGCCTTGGATCTCGACCTGTCTAACTGATTTTTGCTGTTTAAGGTTTTAACATCTCAAAACACAAAACCCTCACCCGTGGAGGTGAAGGTCTTGCGGAATCCATTTGCGAATTCTTTCTTCTGTTAAGTGTGTGTTCTCTTAGCTGCTAAATCCTCTGTGTGTGTGCTCTGTTTTGTTGCAAAGTCTCAACTAATCAAAACCTCTCTAACAACTGCGTACATTCTGCGGTTAGAAACACTGATCTTCGCTAGAGAGATTCATGTCGGCCGAACGGGCGTCTTGCGCGACCGCATGAAGACCACCGCGAGTTGCATTTGCGGAGAAGGCGGCAACTTTCGCGTTTGATCCAAGAAGGCGACTATCTGACGACGAAATCAATCCACAATCATCACTGGCTGAACCCAAACGGGCGAGACCAAGTGGGTTGTAAGAACCACCAGCCGCCGTTGAGTTAAAGGCGACTCTCGCCTGACCATCGGCTCCAATAGCCAAGGCCTGGCCAGAGAAAAAGCTGGAAAGCTCACCACCCAAAATCGACTGACTCTTGGGGACACCGTTGGTTGCTAACCGGATGGCCACCACATTGCGGTTACCATTAGCAAGAGTGCCACTGCCAACCGCTACAATATCACCACCGGCAGATTTCACTGACTGAATGCGGGACTCCTCTTGAGCCAAGCGAGCCCACTGGAGACGGTTGTCGGCCGAAATCTTGGCGATGAATCCGCGCTCGTTTCCGCTGGCAGTCACTGAGCCACCAATAACAAGTCCGCCATCGTCGGTTCCGGCAACGGCCAATGCCTGAGTGGTATCACCCAAACTCATCTCCGTTGCACTCAGGAACTCTCCGTCTTTGGCAAATCGGGCAATCAATGCCGATACTCGCCCAAAGTTAGAACGATTGCTGTAACCAACTGCGACCACCTGATCACCTGAGTCTGTGATAGCCAGGAATTCACCTGACTCCACGCCCTTCAAGCGACGGCTCCAAGCAACATTTTGATTATCATCTAATTGAGCAATCAAAGGAGATTTGATATCGCCACGAGGGCTGTCCGACGTAAAACCGGCAACAAAGGTTCCATTATCACTGGTGATAGCTGACAATCCCGTCACCACACCTGCCGACAGGGACTTCATTGAAAGTCCACTGCCATCACCAACAACGACTAGGCCATCACGGCTAAATCCACCCTGTGCTGAATTCTGACGGACATTACCTACTGCCAAGAGGCGACCACCGGCCGCCAATGCCTGAGCTCGGATCTCTTCCTGTCCGTCACCACCCACTGTGTGAGCAGATTGGATTAAACCATCTCGTCCCACACGGACGACGGCGACATCTTTATCGCCACCGGCTTCAAAGGTTCCAGTTATAAGAGAGTCACCATCGAGGTCCGACAGACCTGAGGCAACCACGCGATGCGAGGAGCGCAAAAACTGTACACTCGCAGGGGCTCGGTCACCAAAACCAAATCCCTCGGATTTAAAATTCTTTGGAGCATACCCTCCCAGAGGAGTGTTGGAGCCACTGTTGTTTGAACCTTTTTTGCTACAGTTTTGGAAAACACCAATGGTGCAAACCAAAGCAGTGATTATAGAAAAAAATGTAAGACGCTGACCCCAGTTAGCGGTAGTCCGGCAGTCACGGTTACTCATAGTATCCCCCTATATCCGTGCATGCTTAATGCTATTCAATTGTTTGAAAGTTATTCTGGACGTACCGGCAACATGAGCGAAAAATCCATCACGACTCAACCAGTATGCCCAATGTTTTGCCGAAGTGACACTTTTGCGAACACTGAATGTCTCAAGGTGAAACAAAAAAACCGGCAAATGGGGGTGATGTTAGATTTCTGACATCATTTAGACCATTGATTTGACAGTCGGTTCCGATAGTGTTGCGAGCCCTTGTTAAATGTTCCGACGGTACTGCCCACCAACCTCGAACAGGGCCTGACTCATCTGGTAGAGGCTACAGTGGCGAGCTGCTTCCATCAGAGCCGCAAAAATATTTTTGCCGTCAAGAGCTCCCTGACGAAGGTTTTCAAGGGCCAGGGCCGCTTCCTTTTCATGGTCAGCTTTATATTTTTCTACATTATCAAGCTGCTGTTTTTTCTCCTCGGGAGTGGCCCGAGCCATTTCTATCTTGGGTGGGAGGTAACCGTCCTTCAATGTCTCAGGATCGATAAAGGTATTGACCCCGACGATGGGAAATTGTCCTGAGTGCTTGAGGTGTTCGTAATACAAGGACTCTTCCTGGATCTTGGATCTCTGGTATTGGGTCTCCATGGCACCCAAGACACCTCCCCTTTCGCTGAGACGTAGGAATTCCTCCAGAACTGCCTCTTCCACCTGATCGGTGAGCCATTCCACAAAGTAACTTCCCTGATTGGGGTTTTCGTTTTTGGCCAATCCAAACTCACGATTAATGATGAGCTGAATCGCTTGTGCACGGCGGACCGATTCCTCAGTGGGCGTGGTGATGGCCTCATCATAGGCATTGGTGTGTAAGGAATTGCAGTTGTCATTGATGGCCAACAATGCCTGAAGAGTGGTGCGAATATCGTTGAAGGCAATTTCCTGAGCATGAAGGGAGCGACCACTGGTTTGAATGTGATACTTAAGCTTCTGCGAGCGTTCATTGGCCCCATAGAGGTCGCGCATGGCGACTGCCCAAATCCTGCGAGCCACCCGGCCAATCACTGTGTACTCGGGATCCAGCCCATTAGAGAAAAAGAAGGACAAATTGGGCGCAAAATCATCGATCTTCATGCCGCGACTCAAGTAGTACTCCACGTAGGTGAAGGCGTTACTTAAGGTCAGAGCTGTCTGGGTGATGGGGTTGGCACCCGCTTCAGCGATATGGTAACCGGAAATACTCACCGAATAGAAATTACGAACCCCATTTTCAGTAAAATACTCCTGAATATCGCCCATCATTTTTAGAGCAAAGTCGATGGAGAAGATACAGGTGTTCTGTCCTTGATCCTCCTTTAAGATATCGGCCTGTACTGTCCCTCTCACCGTTTGCAGAGTCTGGGCTCTTACCTGAGACCTCTCTTGGTCGGAAAGCTTGCGTCCCAACTCTTGTTCTTTCTTGGCGACCTGCTGGTCGAAGGCAGTATTGAAAAAGAAGGCCAACATCATGGGCGCTGGACCATTGATGGTCATACTCACACTGGTCTTGGGGTCGCAGAGGTCGAACCCGGCATACAGCTTTTTCATGTCGTCGAGAGTGGCAATACTCACACCGCTTTCACCAACCTTGCCATAAATATCGGGGCGAGGATCAGGGTCCTGACCGTAGAGAGTCACGCTGTCAAAGGCCGTCGATAGGCGTTTAACTTCCGAGTCCTTACTTAGAAAATGAAAGCGCCGATTGGTGCGCTCAGGTGGCCCTTCGCCGGCAAATTGGCGAATAGGGTCCTCCCCTTCACGCTTTAACGGAAACACTCCAGCTGTGTAGGGAAAATACCCGGGTAGATTTTCGGAACGCAAAAACCTGAGACGGTCTCCCCAGTCAGACAACTGTGGAAATATCACCCTGGGAATTTGCAACCCACACAGACTTTCCCGGGTCATGGGCAAACGAATCTCCTTGCCCCGAACCTGATAGGTCAACTCTGACTTACTGTAGGTGTTGGCAAGATCGTCCCAGCAGGCCAGTAGCTCCTGCTCGGTTTGATTTAGGTGACCACGAAATTCCTTTTCCAGGCGAGTTCTTTCATCACCTGACAGAACATTCCCTAGTCGCTCGAGAGCCCCAAGCTTTGCGGCCCATCCGGCTGCTTCCTCTGTTCTTGCTTTGTACTTGCGAACGGTAGAGGTGATTTCAGCCAAATAATTCTGTCTTTCCACGGGCACCAGTGTTTGTTTGTCGGCACCCCGGTGCTCATTCTTCTCCTTGTCGGTTAGCTTCCAGAATCCGCCACGAGGACACTTGTCGGCCAAAACATCGGCAATGCCGAAGAAGAGTTGGTTCACGCCCTGATCGTTAAAATTAGAGGCCTGGGTCAAATAGACAGGCAGCTCACCTTTGAAATCAAAGAGTTTACGCGAGCGACGGTACTGTTTTTCCACATCGCGAAGAGCATCCTGAGAACCACGGTGGTCCGCTTTGTTAATGGCAATCAAATCAGCATAATCGATCATGTCGATTTTTTCCAGTTGGCTCTGGGCGCCGAATTCTGAGGTCATGACGTAAAGAGTGATGTCTGACACTTCGGTAATGGCCGTTGACGCCTGCCCGATGCCCGAGCTCTCGGCAATGAGCAAGTCAAAATCAAGGCCCTTACAATAGTCGAGGAACACCGGCAAGGCCTTGGAGATTTCATTTCCCGAGCCGCGGGAGGCCACCGAGCGCATAAAGGCACCCGGACGGCTGAGGGAGTTCATACGGATACGGTCACCAAGCAGAGCTCCACCGGTCTTCCGTTTGGTTGGGTCGACACAAATCACCCCAATCTTGATTCCAGGATAGGCGTTGAGAAACCTCTGCAAGAGCTCATCAATCAGGCTGCTTTTACCTGCTCCGCCCGTTCCAGTGATCCCGAGCACCAAAGGGGCCTGGCCCGATTGATTCTTAAATCCAGCCAAAGCACCCTCGTAGGGCTTAAGATCCTCTCCGTTTTCCAATGCATTAAGCGCCAACCCCAACTCCCGGTGAGGAATCGGATTGGTCGGTTCGGGGCTCTGGCCCGACTTCCCCTGACTCCTTTCAGTCAGAGAGAAATCACAGCCCTTGATGATCTCACCGATCATTCCTTCCAAACCAAGGCGACGACCGTCGTCGGGATGAAATATCTGGGCGATCCCGTACTTCTCCAGCTCCGCCTTCTCCTCATGGATAATAACTCCGCCGCCGCCTCCGTAAATTTTCACTTCAGAAGCTCCGGCACCATTAAGCAAGTCCTTCATGTACTTGAAGTACTCCATGTGGCCACCCTGGTAGGAGCTCACGGCAATCCCCTGAGCCCCTTCCTGAAGAGCCG
This is a stretch of genomic DNA from Pseudobdellovibrionaceae bacterium. It encodes these proteins:
- a CDS encoding cobalamin B12-binding domain-containing protein, producing the protein MSQATRHPVRIVTAASLFDGHDASINIMRRVLQEKGAEVIHLGHNRSVRDVVVSALQEGAQGIAVSSYQGGHMEYFKYMKDLLNGAGASEVKIYGGGGGVIIHEEKAELEKYGIAQIFHPDDGRRLGLEGMIGEIIKGCDFSLTERSQGKSGQSPEPTNPIPHRELGLALNALENGEDLKPYEGALAGFKNQSGQAPLVLGITGTGGAGKSSLIDELLQRFLNAYPGIKIGVICVDPTKRKTGGALLGDRIRMNSLSRPGAFMRSVASRGSGNEISKALPVFLDYCKGLDFDLLIAESSGIGQASTAITEVSDITLYVMTSEFGAQSQLEKIDMIDYADLIAINKADHRGSQDALRDVEKQYRRSRKLFDFKGELPVYLTQASNFNDQGVNQLFFGIADVLADKCPRGGFWKLTDKEKNEHRGADKQTLVPVERQNYLAEITSTVRKYKARTEEAAGWAAKLGALERLGNVLSGDERTRLEKEFRGHLNQTEQELLACWDDLANTYSKSELTYQVRGKEIRLPMTRESLCGLQIPRVIFPQLSDWGDRLRFLRSENLPGYFPYTAGVFPLKREGEDPIRQFAGEGPPERTNRRFHFLSKDSEVKRLSTAFDSVTLYGQDPDPRPDIYGKVGESGVSIATLDDMKKLYAGFDLCDPKTSVSMTINGPAPMMLAFFFNTAFDQQVAKKEQELGRKLSDQERSQVRAQTLQTVRGTVQADILKEDQGQNTCIFSIDFALKMMGDIQEYFTENGVRNFYSVSISGYHIAEAGANPITQTALTLSNAFTYVEYYLSRGMKIDDFAPNLSFFFSNGLDPEYTVIGRVARRIWAVAMRDLYGANERSQKLKYHIQTSGRSLHAQEIAFNDIRTTLQALLAINDNCNSLHTNAYDEAITTPTEESVRRAQAIQLIINREFGLAKNENPNQGSYFVEWLTDQVEEAVLEEFLRLSERGGVLGAMETQYQRSKIQEESLYYEHLKHSGQFPIVGVNTFIDPETLKDGYLPPKIEMARATPEEKKQQLDNVEKYKADHEKEAALALENLRQGALDGKNIFAALMEAARHCSLYQMSQALFEVGGQYRRNI